One part of the Moorena sp. SIOASIH genome encodes these proteins:
- a CDS encoding glycosyltransferase family 1 protein, with protein MPSNRSKSELDYLIAPEIKDDDFYRAIQRIAREEDIKTVLEIGSSSGAGSTEAFVKGLRENPSHPVLFCMEVSQPRFTELRERYREDSFVKCYNISSISLEQFPREDQVTEFYHAHRSPLNNYPLEQVLGWLRQDIDYVREMGTSGDGIETIKQENQIEDFDLVLIDGSEFTGQVELDQVYGSKYILLDDICTYKNYTNHHRLLRDKNYKLIDQNASVRNGYSIFAKAGSHHSAGQSGQVSTPLPINFFTIVLNGEPFIRYHIDVFSKLPFPWHWHIIEGVAKLKHDTAWSLATGGYVSDEIHHNGRSIDGTTEYLDQLMERYPDQITVYRKPDGVFWEGKREMVNAPVGNIQQDCLLWQVDVDELWTTEQICKARQMFIDQPDKTAAFFWCWYFVGENLIVSSRNCYTQNPKQEWLRVWRFKPGAFWAAHEPPRLVQPSSTNQSTNHGHGQDIASINPFLHRETEAQGLVFQHFAYVTPKQLQFKESYYGYQNALAEWQTLQQQSEFPVFLRQHLSWVEDETLVEPADICGIVPIAQKEPDGEKWQFLQLEEFQQQTMKIERPFPQILVDGVFFQFFPNSGISQVWKSLLEEWATNGFGNHVIVLDRAGTAPRIPGIRYRPIRAYDYNKTGADADLLQEICDEKGTDLFISSYYTAPLSTPSVFMAYDMIPEVIGANLNEAGWKEKHYGILHASRYITISESTARDLIKFFPHISRSKVTVAHCGIKKVFSPASDDDINEFKTKFNVTKPYLLLVGERTGVNGYKNAIFLFRALSKLVDKQEFGVVCVGGRPELEPELATLAEGITTMVLPLSDEELKVAYSGAIALIVPSLYEGFGLPVTEAMVCGCPVITCRHSSLPEAAGEAALYVDQSNLYELIDALYKVQNPEVRKQLIADGFEHAKKFSWSKMADTVVEVLVETAKTIKNDGTGIGSPLWGEFRKLQAQIQQQLPPSPSLIQFQPTQLQSGDLEEQLRYAEAQLQQKQWELKEAGSALAAMQSNQFWKLRSGWFQLKPLLVPLVSLILGINLLLLSTAMYADRTLVQLISFVSPVQGNLFFSLGGSLLSIALMLGMVGYLGYMKPQVLRRVRIVMGSGGLALIGLTVLQNINLL; from the coding sequence ATGCCAAGTAATAGGTCAAAATCCGAACTAGATTATTTAATTGCTCCTGAGATTAAAGACGACGATTTTTATAGAGCAATTCAGAGGATAGCTCGGGAAGAAGATATCAAGACGGTTCTAGAAATTGGGTCTTCATCCGGTGCGGGAAGCACCGAAGCGTTTGTCAAGGGGCTCAGGGAAAACCCGTCTCATCCAGTGTTATTCTGTATGGAGGTTTCACAACCTCGTTTTACTGAGTTAAGGGAACGCTATCGGGAGGATTCTTTTGTTAAGTGCTACAATATTTCATCAATTTCCCTAGAGCAGTTTCCTAGGGAAGATCAGGTTACGGAATTTTATCATGCCCATCGCAGCCCTCTCAATAATTACCCTCTTGAACAAGTCTTGGGTTGGCTTCGTCAAGATATCGATTATGTTAGGGAAATGGGAACCTCTGGAGATGGGATTGAAACGATTAAGCAAGAAAACCAGATCGAGGATTTTGATCTAGTCTTAATCGACGGCTCCGAGTTCACGGGTCAGGTGGAATTAGACCAGGTTTACGGATCCAAATACATCCTACTTGATGATATTTGTACCTACAAAAATTATACTAATCACCATCGGTTATTAAGAGATAAAAACTATAAACTGATTGATCAAAATGCGTCTGTGCGCAATGGTTACTCCATTTTTGCTAAAGCGGGTAGTCACCACTCAGCTGGGCAGTCAGGTCAAGTCTCAACCCCTCTTCCCATCAATTTTTTTACCATTGTTCTCAATGGTGAACCCTTCATTCGCTATCATATTGACGTCTTCAGTAAACTGCCATTCCCATGGCATTGGCACATTATTGAAGGTGTAGCGAAATTGAAGCATGATACTGCCTGGAGTTTAGCGACGGGTGGGTATGTCAGTGATGAAATTCACCACAACGGTCGTAGTATTGATGGCACCACAGAGTATCTCGACCAACTGATGGAACGCTACCCTGACCAGATCACCGTCTATCGCAAACCTGATGGGGTTTTCTGGGAGGGCAAGCGAGAAATGGTGAATGCTCCCGTTGGCAATATCCAACAAGACTGTCTGTTGTGGCAGGTAGATGTGGATGAGTTGTGGACAACTGAGCAAATCTGTAAAGCCCGACAGATGTTCATCGACCAACCTGACAAGACGGCTGCTTTCTTCTGGTGTTGGTATTTTGTTGGGGAAAATTTAATTGTCAGCAGTCGCAATTGCTATACACAAAACCCCAAACAGGAATGGTTGCGCGTCTGGAGGTTTAAACCGGGAGCTTTCTGGGCAGCCCACGAACCCCCAAGGCTAGTCCAACCGTCGTCAACTAATCAGTCAACTAATCATGGGCATGGGCAAGATATAGCAAGCATCAATCCATTCCTACATCGAGAAACCGAAGCGCAGGGACTGGTCTTTCAACACTTTGCTTATGTAACACCGAAACAGTTGCAGTTTAAGGAGAGCTACTACGGCTACCAGAATGCTCTGGCCGAGTGGCAGACACTACAGCAGCAGTCTGAATTTCCGGTTTTTCTGCGTCAACATTTATCTTGGGTTGAGGATGAAACCCTGGTTGAACCGGCGGATATCTGTGGTATTGTGCCGATTGCTCAGAAGGAGCCTGACGGCGAAAAATGGCAGTTTTTGCAACTGGAAGAATTTCAGCAACAAACTATGAAGATTGAAAGACCATTCCCCCAAATTTTGGTTGATGGGGTATTTTTCCAATTTTTTCCTAACTCTGGGATTTCCCAAGTCTGGAAGTCTTTGCTAGAGGAATGGGCAACTAATGGCTTTGGGAACCATGTGATTGTTTTAGACCGGGCTGGAACGGCTCCGAGGATTCCTGGAATTCGCTATCGCCCTATTCGAGCTTACGATTACAACAAAACGGGAGCAGATGCTGACTTGTTGCAGGAAATCTGTGATGAAAAAGGGACTGATCTATTCATTTCCAGCTACTATACCGCACCCCTATCTACTCCTTCTGTATTTATGGCTTATGACATGATTCCAGAAGTGATCGGTGCCAATCTTAACGAAGCAGGTTGGAAAGAAAAACATTACGGTATCTTACACGCCTCCCGTTATATTACGATATCCGAAAGTACTGCTCGAGATCTGATTAAGTTTTTCCCCCATATTTCCCGGTCAAAGGTAACGGTAGCTCACTGTGGTATCAAGAAGGTTTTTTCCCCGGCAAGCGATGATGATATCAATGAGTTTAAGACTAAATTCAATGTGACCAAGCCCTACTTACTATTAGTAGGGGAAAGGACTGGTGTTAATGGGTATAAAAACGCTATCTTTCTGTTCAGAGCATTATCTAAGCTGGTGGATAAGCAAGAGTTTGGGGTGGTTTGTGTAGGTGGTAGACCTGAGTTAGAACCTGAGCTAGCTACCCTGGCAGAAGGAATAACAACGATGGTTCTGCCCCTGAGTGATGAAGAATTGAAAGTAGCGTATTCTGGTGCGATCGCTCTGATTGTCCCCTCTCTGTACGAAGGCTTCGGATTACCAGTTACCGAAGCAATGGTGTGTGGTTGCCCTGTAATTACCTGTCGTCACTCCTCTCTTCCTGAAGCAGCTGGGGAAGCAGCATTGTATGTGGATCAATCTAATCTTTACGAGCTGATTGATGCGCTGTACAAAGTTCAAAACCCAGAGGTTCGTAAGCAGTTGATTGCTGATGGTTTTGAACACGCGAAGAAATTTTCCTGGTCAAAGATGGCCGATACCGTGGTAGAGGTTCTGGTCGAAACTGCTAAGACAATCAAAAATGATGGTACTGGTATAGGTTCCCCCCTTTGGGGAGAATTCAGGAAGTTACAGGCTCAAATCCAACAACAGCTACCCCCAAGTCCGTCCCTAATTCAATTTCAACCAACTCAGCTTCAGTCAGGGGATCTCGAAGAGCAATTGAGGTACGCAGAGGCTCAACTTCAGCAAAAACAGTGGGAACTTAAAGAAGCGGGGTCAGCTCTAGCTGCAATGCAGTCCAATCAATTCTGGAAATTGCGGTCAGGCTGGTTTCAACTAAAACCCCTGTTAGTTCCACTAGTTAGTCTAATTTTAGGGATAAACTTACTACTGCTATCTACCGCCATGTATGCTGACAGGACTCTAGTGCAACTAATCTCATTCGTTTCTCCAGTCCAAGGAAATCTATTCTTTAGTCTTGGCGGTAGTTTGTTGTCCATTGCACTAATGTTAGGTATGGTGGGCTATCTTGGCTATATGAAGCCTCAGGTTCTCCGCAGGGTCAGAATTGTCATGGGTAGTGGGGGATTAGCGTTGATAGGTTTGACGGTACTACAGAATATTAACCTGTTGTAG
- a CDS encoding glycosyltransferase family 2 protein codes for MRISIITVCKNAERFIERAIKSVVSQTYEDIEYIIIDGNSQDKTKEIAHKYSDQISRFISEPDGGIYEAMNKGVRYSSGEFIGFINSDDYYLDDQVIQDTVNFLLANPSCDFVYGDLEVREQSGSTILVKPPMPEDVADELICGCLPHQASFSRANLFFSKIGLFNERYRISSDYEWFLRLIQNETVKLCYYPRTITSYYAGGISSQLRLSLPESYSIQNQCPMYQDSYWLNRRILKYQEFVINLREWLQNAENGRNTLNLNYTALENKYQAVETEYHALKLELEQARAKIAEIAKIVEMETGINQNGQSGNIRLNLTNLEQV; via the coding sequence GTGAGGATTTCAATTATCACTGTATGTAAAAATGCTGAGCGGTTTATAGAGCGAGCGATCAAGAGTGTCGTCTCTCAGACCTATGAGGATATAGAGTACATTATTATTGATGGCAACTCCCAAGACAAAACTAAGGAGATTGCTCATAAATATAGTGATCAGATTAGCCGATTCATTAGCGAACCTGATGGCGGTATCTATGAAGCAATGAATAAGGGAGTTAGGTACTCCTCTGGTGAGTTTATTGGTTTTATTAACTCAGATGACTATTATCTTGATGATCAAGTTATCCAAGATACCGTTAACTTCCTGTTGGCAAATCCCTCCTGTGATTTTGTGTATGGAGACCTAGAGGTTAGAGAGCAATCTGGGTCTACCATTTTAGTCAAGCCTCCCATGCCTGAAGACGTAGCTGATGAACTGATCTGTGGATGTTTGCCTCACCAAGCCAGCTTCTCCAGAGCTAACTTGTTTTTCTCTAAGATAGGGCTTTTCAATGAACGCTACAGAATATCATCGGATTATGAATGGTTTCTGAGGCTAATCCAGAATGAGACTGTGAAATTGTGTTACTATCCTCGCACAATCACATCCTATTATGCAGGAGGCATTTCTAGTCAGTTAAGACTATCCCTACCTGAATCCTATAGTATTCAGAACCAATGCCCAATGTATCAAGATTCCTACTGGTTGAACAGAAGAATCCTCAAATATCAGGAGTTCGTCATTAACCTAAGAGAATGGCTTCAAAATGCCGAAAACGGTAGAAATACACTCAATCTCAACTATACAGCTCTTGAAAACAAATATCAAGCCGTTGAAACGGAATACCATGCCCTAAAGCTTGAATTAGAGCAAGCCCGGGCGAAAATTGCTGAAATTGCGAAAATTGTTGAGATGGAAACCGGTATCAATCAGAATGGACAAAGTGGTAATATCAGACTAAACTTGACAAATTTGGAACAAGTATGA
- a CDS encoding ABC transporter ATP-binding protein, translated as MTEEVIRLDRVSLWRRTQEEFSYDLKKTILSFLEGKYRKPSKNLVLDDIHLAVKPGEKIGIIGPNGSGKSTLLKVICGILQPTGGQVWIRGEIAPLIELGAGFDPELSVVDNIKLYGVMLGFSKQEMKQRTPSILEFAELEDYKLMPVKGLSSGMSARLGFAIATDVQPDILILDEVLSVGDQSFRIKCQRRMERFWEAHATVLVVSHDLSFVRHYCKRVIWLDKGRIKLAGESNEVVDSYLNSVKEVV; from the coding sequence ATGACAGAAGAAGTTATTAGACTCGATCGGGTTTCATTGTGGCGAAGAACCCAAGAAGAGTTTTCCTATGACCTCAAGAAAACCATACTATCATTTTTGGAGGGAAAATACCGCAAACCTTCCAAGAATTTAGTCCTTGATGACATTCATCTAGCAGTAAAACCTGGGGAAAAAATCGGTATCATTGGACCGAATGGTTCAGGAAAATCAACCCTGCTTAAAGTTATCTGTGGAATCTTACAGCCCACAGGGGGTCAGGTATGGATCAGAGGTGAAATCGCTCCTCTGATTGAGCTAGGAGCTGGATTCGATCCGGAACTTTCCGTAGTGGATAACATCAAACTCTATGGGGTGATGCTAGGTTTCTCTAAACAAGAGATGAAACAGAGAACCCCATCGATTTTGGAGTTTGCTGAGCTAGAAGACTACAAGTTAATGCCAGTCAAGGGATTATCCTCAGGGATGTCAGCGCGGCTAGGCTTTGCCATTGCCACTGATGTACAGCCAGATATCTTAATTTTAGATGAAGTGTTATCCGTAGGGGATCAAAGTTTTAGAATTAAGTGCCAGCGACGCATGGAAAGATTTTGGGAGGCTCATGCCACTGTTTTAGTGGTCTCCCATGATTTATCCTTTGTGCGCCATTACTGCAAGCGAGTGATTTGGTTAGACAAAGGCAGGATAAAGTTAGCGGGAGAAAGCAATGAGGTAGTCGATTCCTACTTGAATAGTGTCAAGGAAGTGGTTTAA
- a CDS encoding ABC transporter permease, with protein sequence MTLSLKANTARWQFQRYWELLYILTERNLKGRYRGSLLGVYWSLLNPLIMTGLYTAIFGATFASYYDNSTINYILAAFTGLLVTNFFSASTNQALVSVVGNGALLNKVRLPISVFPVSTIAANVFQLAVGSFPLLAIVTLLTSKSVVNLLALSLPLIALILVSIGIGFLVSVLYVFFRDLPYFYELVCFVIWISSPVFYPATIVPEAVRPFLFLNPLLPIIESIRQISLSGGLPDVGLIGHSCLSAIVIVSLGWTCFRVWQPHFMDLL encoded by the coding sequence ATGACCTTATCCCTCAAGGCTAACACCGCACGGTGGCAATTTCAGCGCTATTGGGAGTTGCTGTATATATTAACAGAGCGAAATCTGAAGGGACGTTATCGAGGATCGCTTCTGGGAGTATATTGGTCTTTGTTAAATCCTTTGATTATGACAGGACTATATACAGCAATTTTTGGTGCTACCTTTGCCTCTTATTATGACAACTCAACCATTAACTATATTCTGGCTGCTTTTACTGGGTTGCTTGTGACTAACTTTTTCTCCGCTTCAACCAACCAAGCATTAGTCAGTGTAGTTGGCAATGGTGCCCTGTTGAATAAAGTTCGCTTACCAATCAGTGTCTTTCCAGTTTCAACCATTGCTGCTAACGTGTTTCAGTTAGCTGTTGGCAGCTTTCCTCTCCTAGCTATTGTCACGTTGCTTACTTCAAAAAGTGTAGTCAATTTGCTAGCGTTGAGTCTTCCGTTAATCGCCTTAATTTTGGTTAGTATCGGCATCGGTTTTTTGGTCAGTGTTCTCTATGTTTTCTTTAGGGATTTACCCTATTTCTATGAATTAGTATGCTTTGTGATATGGATTAGCTCTCCAGTCTTTTATCCAGCAACAATTGTCCCAGAGGCGGTTAGACCCTTTTTGTTTTTAAATCCCTTATTGCCGATTATTGAAAGCATTCGACAGATTTCTTTGTCAGGAGGTTTGCCAGATGTAGGGTTAATTGGACACTCATGCCTAAGTGCCATAGTAATTGTATCCTTAGGCTGGACTTGCTTTCGAGTTTGGCAGCCTCACTTCATGGATTTGTTATAG
- a CDS encoding capsule biosynthesis protein has protein sequence MSLTSADELEPSPLLSWQLGQSNLLDWRPVIETNPSLWREAKQRSHFGPMVLIATTVGGSAPLSLPESLLAVALTLRGAQVHTLLCDHSLPACLNLQKLDTPQERIENYDLGTIKCQKCFATGGYLYQPLHLTNHVFSELLTGLDRLEAKQIAAHVRLSEIENYCLGNWNIGEHAYAGALRYFTSGNLDNEPNSEIVVRRYFEGALLTAYAMSKLLSKYNFKAACFNHGIYLPHGIIGEVCRSRQVRVINWTIAYRKRCFIFSHGDTYHHTMLREPLHAWETMPWTEAMADDILQYLKSRWQGTRDWIWFHEKPDEEFSRNAEEMGLDLNQPVIGMLTNVMWDAQLHYRANAFPNMLTWVLQTIEYFAKRPDLQLLIRIHPAEIRGTLPSRQPLLAEIKKVWSQLPKNIFIIPPESPVSTYAAMMECDSVIIYGTKTGVELTSVGIPVIVGGEAWIRDKGITMDPSTAQEYFQCLDKLPLGERLDSNALKRARMYAYHFFFRRMIPLQFTEPLSENPYVKLNITSLEQLLPGADPGLDIICDGILSGSPFIYPAERLGIDRV, from the coding sequence ATGTCTCTGACTAGTGCTGACGAACTAGAGCCAAGTCCCTTGCTTTCTTGGCAACTAGGGCAAAGTAACTTGTTAGATTGGCGACCTGTTATCGAAACTAACCCCTCCCTCTGGAGAGAAGCCAAGCAACGGTCTCACTTCGGACCAATGGTGCTAATAGCAACTACCGTAGGGGGGTCAGCGCCACTGTCACTACCAGAAAGCCTACTAGCAGTAGCCCTTACCCTCAGAGGAGCGCAGGTTCATACTCTCCTGTGTGACCATTCTCTGCCTGCCTGCCTCAATCTTCAAAAACTGGATACACCTCAAGAAAGGATTGAAAACTATGATCTAGGAACGATCAAGTGCCAAAAGTGTTTTGCAACCGGTGGTTATCTGTATCAACCGTTGCATTTGACGAACCATGTATTCAGTGAACTGCTCACTGGGCTGGACAGGCTAGAGGCAAAACAGATCGCAGCCCACGTGCGGCTATCAGAGATTGAAAACTATTGCCTGGGCAACTGGAATATTGGTGAACACGCCTATGCTGGGGCGCTGCGCTATTTTACCAGTGGGAATCTAGATAACGAACCCAACAGTGAAATCGTGGTGCGTCGGTATTTTGAAGGTGCTTTGCTGACTGCCTATGCTATGAGTAAGCTACTGTCTAAGTATAATTTTAAGGCTGCTTGCTTCAATCATGGCATCTACTTACCTCATGGCATCATTGGTGAGGTGTGTCGCTCACGCCAAGTGCGGGTGATTAACTGGACCATTGCCTATCGCAAGCGTTGCTTTATTTTTAGCCACGGAGACACTTATCATCACACTATGCTCCGTGAGCCTCTCCATGCCTGGGAAACCATGCCTTGGACTGAGGCAATGGCAGATGACATCCTACAATATTTGAAAAGTCGATGGCAGGGCACTCGGGACTGGATTTGGTTTCATGAAAAACCTGATGAAGAATTTAGCCGAAATGCTGAGGAGATGGGGCTTGACCTGAACCAGCCAGTGATTGGGATGCTCACTAATGTAATGTGGGATGCCCAGTTGCACTATCGCGCTAATGCTTTCCCGAATATGCTAACGTGGGTACTCCAAACGATTGAGTATTTTGCTAAACGTCCTGACTTACAACTGCTGATTCGGATTCATCCGGCAGAGATTCGGGGAACGTTGCCTTCTCGCCAACCCTTGTTGGCAGAAATCAAGAAGGTTTGGTCTCAATTGCCTAAAAATATTTTCATCATTCCTCCAGAAAGTCCTGTGAGTACCTACGCAGCGATGATGGAGTGCGATTCGGTGATTATTTATGGGACAAAAACTGGAGTAGAGTTGACCAGTGTAGGCATTCCGGTGATCGTTGGTGGTGAAGCTTGGATCCGAGATAAGGGAATCACGATGGATCCTTCGACAGCACAGGAGTATTTCCAGTGCTTGGATAAGCTACCCCTTGGTGAACGGTTGGATTCCAATGCCCTTAAACGGGCGAGGATGTACGCCTACCATTTCTTTTTCAGACGGATGATTCCCCTACAATTTACGGAACCTCTATCTGAAAATCCTTACGTGAAGCTGAATATTACTAGCCTAGAGCAATTACTTCCTGGTGCAGATCCGGGTTTGGATATTATCTGTGATGGAATCTTGTCTGGTTCTCCTTTTATCTATCCAGCGGAACGGTTGGGAATTGATCGCGTCTAA
- a CDS encoding glycosyltransferase, giving the protein MNYIKILAKPFRQVKKFYHSSLTQYPTQLANPGLANPGQLSHLKILKSLAKPVITSEKTCIVSVVIGSYNRRPLLEKAIQSVRDNQIRVPYEIIVIDGGSTDGSLEWLIQQKDIITIIQHNRGEFQGKPLKRRSWGYFMNLGFKSAKGKYILMISDDCLLLPNAVNLGLEKFEDVEKAGGKIGGVAFYFRNWPEDQEYYVQHTLGGKLFVNHGMYLKEALEAVDWADEERYIFYKADGDLCLKMWQLNYNIVDCPGAYVEHYYDRNEAVRQTNNAVLDHDREAYLKRWEGIYYHRYKRDLRRRVTRFYEDKTRTADQFMNLVY; this is encoded by the coding sequence GTGAACTATATCAAAATTCTGGCTAAGCCTTTTCGTCAAGTCAAAAAGTTTTATCACAGCTCATTGACTCAGTATCCTACCCAACTAGCTAATCCAGGACTAGCTAATCCAGGACAATTGAGTCATTTGAAGATATTAAAGTCTTTAGCTAAACCGGTAATTACCTCTGAGAAAACGTGCATCGTCTCGGTGGTGATTGGGAGTTATAACCGTAGACCTTTACTGGAAAAAGCAATTCAAAGTGTTCGAGATAATCAGATTCGCGTTCCCTATGAAATCATTGTGATTGACGGGGGGTCAACGGATGGCTCTTTAGAATGGCTAATTCAGCAGAAAGATATTATTACTATCATCCAACATAACCGAGGGGAATTCCAAGGGAAGCCACTCAAGCGTCGCAGTTGGGGGTATTTTATGAATCTTGGCTTTAAATCGGCTAAAGGGAAATACATTTTGATGATCAGTGATGATTGTCTGCTATTACCAAATGCGGTTAATTTAGGGCTGGAGAAGTTTGAAGACGTGGAAAAAGCTGGCGGAAAAATAGGGGGAGTAGCTTTCTATTTTCGGAATTGGCCAGAGGATCAAGAGTACTATGTACAACATACCCTTGGGGGCAAGCTGTTTGTTAATCATGGTATGTACTTAAAAGAAGCCCTAGAAGCAGTTGACTGGGCGGATGAAGAGCGATATATCTTTTATAAAGCTGATGGGGATCTCTGTTTAAAGATGTGGCAGCTTAATTATAATATTGTAGATTGTCCAGGAGCTTATGTTGAACATTATTATGATCGAAATGAAGCGGTTCGCCAGACTAACAATGCTGTTTTAGATCATGACCGAGAGGCTTACTTGAAGCGATGGGAAGGAATTTATTATCATCGATATAAGCGGGATCTCCGGAGACGAGTAACTAGGTTTTATGAGGACAAAACTAGAACAGCAGACCAGTTTATGAACTTAGTTTATTAA
- a CDS encoding FkbM family methyltransferase: MASVKQKVSRLVNRLLASMNLKLLRLSDYKQIVEASPDPGRELWRWLRETYSIKTVIDIGSNNGDFAEFLACYFNAKQTYVFEPLPSYLSDLEGKAAKIPNLKIFNVALSDYEGEELFYENSYGPASSMLRISELCKNEFPQTSGESEIKVKVCPLDDLLQSELESDQFERDVFIKIDVQGVEDRVIKGGKKLFSLGRCVLVEMSFVPLYKEQPLFEEVHECLVELGYRFAGIKNQINSIKSGQPLFCHCLYVR, encoded by the coding sequence ATGGCTTCGGTGAAACAGAAAGTTAGTCGGTTGGTAAATCGTCTGTTAGCGTCGATGAATTTAAAGTTGCTAAGGCTTTCAGACTACAAACAAATTGTGGAAGCGAGTCCGGATCCAGGCAGGGAGCTATGGCGATGGCTTCGTGAAACCTATTCGATTAAAACGGTGATTGATATTGGCTCAAATAATGGGGATTTTGCGGAATTTTTAGCCTGTTACTTCAATGCTAAACAGACCTATGTATTTGAACCATTGCCATCTTATCTATCGGACTTGGAAGGAAAAGCGGCTAAGATTCCTAATCTAAAAATTTTTAATGTGGCTTTGTCGGATTATGAAGGAGAAGAGTTATTCTATGAAAATTCTTATGGGCCAGCTTCTTCGATGTTACGCATAAGTGAACTATGTAAGAATGAATTTCCACAGACATCAGGAGAAAGTGAAATTAAAGTAAAGGTTTGCCCCCTGGATGACCTATTACAGTCAGAATTAGAGTCTGATCAATTTGAGAGAGATGTTTTTATAAAGATTGATGTCCAAGGGGTTGAGGATAGGGTGATTAAGGGAGGGAAAAAGTTATTTTCCCTAGGGCGATGTGTTCTGGTTGAAATGTCATTTGTTCCTCTGTATAAGGAACAACCATTATTTGAAGAGGTGCATGAATGTTTGGTAGAGTTAGGTTACAGATTTGCGGGAATTAAAAATCAAATTAATTCTATCAAGTCTGGACAGCCACTATTCTGCCATTGTTTGTATGTCCGTTAG